ATCGCCTGCGCGTGGGTCATGTTGAACAGCCGTTCCAGCACATGCACGACAAACTCCATCGGCGTGAAATCATCGTTCAGCATCAGGATCTTGTACATTGGCGGCCGCTGCGGCTTGGTGCGCGGTTTCACGGCCAGATCGGCCTGATGATCGGTCTTGCTGGGGTCGGACATCCAGTGCGTCATGGGAATTCGCTGCGTCCTCGGCAAGCGTGGCGGTAAAAACGAGCGGGGGCAGAGCCGAGGGTCACTGGCCCGCCGAACTTGAAATATAGTCCAAATTTCCGGGGTTGGAACCCCCTCGGATCGGACCAGACCGTCACAAGGCGGATGTCGGCGGCCCATCACCGGCGTCACTTGAGGAAAATAAGTCAAATGCAAGGTTTTCTGGGCAAAATTCTCGTGCTATTGTCGGTTTGTTAATAAGGGCGTGCAATTAATGATACGCCTGACGAGGCAGAGAGACAGAGACAGTGACCCGACTCATACCGACAGCCCGCCTGTGGGCATTGCTTCTGCTGGCAGTCATCCTGCCCGCCCAGCTCAGCGCCGCGCCCTTTGCCGCCTATGTGATGGACGCGCGCACCGGCCAGCCGATCTACAGCCAGAACGCCGATACCCGGCTTCATCCGGCCTCATTGACCAAGATGATGACTCTCTATCTGGCCTTCGCCGCCATCGAGCGCGGGCAGGTGCGGCTGGACTCGAAATTCACCATTTCGTCCAACGCGGCAGCCGAACCGCCCTCGAAGCTGGGGCTGCGCGCCGGACAACAGATCGAACTGCGCTATCTGATCCGCGCCGCCGCGATCAAATCGGCCAATGACGCCGCCACCGCCATCGGCGAGGGGCTGGCGGGTTCTGAAAGCGCCTTTGCCCAGCAGATGACGGCGACGGCCCGCGCGCTGGGAATGCGCAACAGCCAGTTCCGCAACGCCCACGGCCTGACCCAGGAAGGTCACTATTCGACCGCGCAGGACATGAGCCTGCTGGGGCGGCGGCTGTTCTATGATTTCCCGCAATATTACAACATCTTTTCGCGCCGTTCGGCGGATGCGGGGATCGCGCAGGTCGCCTCGACCAACAAGCGGTTTCTGGATGATTATAACGGCGCGGACGGCATCAAGACCGGCTATACCCGCGCCGCCGGGTTCAACCTGACGGCCTCGGCGCAGCGCGGCAACAAGCGGCTGATCGCAACGGTTTTCGGCGGCACCTCGACGGCGCAGCGCAATCAGGTGATGTCGCAATTGCTGGATGCGGGGTTCAACCGGGTCCCAAACCGCGTCCGTGAAGTGCAACCCGAACCGCCCAAGCTGCTGGCGCAGCGGGTCGTTCGCCGCGCGCAAGTCGAACCGACGCCCGCCGCCACGCAGGCACAACCGCAACGTATGGTGCTAAGCGCCTCGGCAGCGCCGCGTCCGAATGAGCGCCCGGCGCAGGCGGCCTCGACCGTGAATGCCTTTGCTGCCGCGCCCGAAAGCACGCCGCAGCAGGCGGTCCGGCAGGCCAGCGCGCTTGGCCTTGCCACCAGCATCCGGCCCCGCCTGCGTCCCGCCGCCCGTTCGGCTGCGGTCGAGGAAGCGGTCGAGATGGCAGCCGCAGCAGCCCCGCAGCAAAGCGCCAGCCTTGCCGCGCCGGTTCTGGCCAGTTCGACCCGTCCCCGCCCCTCGCCGCGCAGCCGCGCGACGGCCAGCGCCAGCACCGCGAATGTCGTGGCCGAACCCGAGGCCGAAACGGTTGCCGCGGCCCAGCCTGTGTCCGATG
The Paracoccus alcaliphilus DNA segment above includes these coding regions:
- the clpS gene encoding ATP-dependent Clp protease adapter ClpS; the protein is MSDPSKTDHQADLAVKPRTKPQRPPMYKILMLNDDFTPMEFVVHVLERLFNMTHAQAIEIMLTVHRKGVAVVGVFSHEVAETKVAQVMELARRQQHPLQCTMEKE
- a CDS encoding D-alanyl-D-alanine carboxypeptidase family protein, yielding MTRLIPTARLWALLLLAVILPAQLSAAPFAAYVMDARTGQPIYSQNADTRLHPASLTKMMTLYLAFAAIERGQVRLDSKFTISSNAAAEPPSKLGLRAGQQIELRYLIRAAAIKSANDAATAIGEGLAGSESAFAQQMTATARALGMRNSQFRNAHGLTQEGHYSTAQDMSLLGRRLFYDFPQYYNIFSRRSADAGIAQVASTNKRFLDDYNGADGIKTGYTRAAGFNLTASAQRGNKRLIATVFGGTSTAQRNQVMSQLLDAGFNRVPNRVREVQPEPPKLLAQRVVRRAQVEPTPAATQAQPQRMVLSASAAPRPNERPAQAASTVNAFAAAPESTPQQAVRQASALGLATSIRPRLRPAARSAAVEEAVEMAAAAAPQQSASLAAPVLASSTRPRPSPRSRATASASTANVVAEPEAETVAAAQPVSDASLSLDASRAPKRRSEGVILAAMGEGDLADPEAVEIVRRPANSGRNWGVSLGLYRSRTEADRLLLQAALQDGAALSQARRSVADTKRGFRADFVNLNKAEAELACSRLVARQQDCTVTGP